In a single window of the Pleurodeles waltl isolate 20211129_DDA chromosome 4_2, aPleWal1.hap1.20221129, whole genome shotgun sequence genome:
- the SWSAP1 gene encoding ATPase SWSAP1 produces MARLLRRVLGQKESGSLEARPCLLLGEGSSGKTSLLLAAALSSSAEEGRGTLFISRSPLQRLPESARDPLSLKKIHFVYPRSFEELLSLIAAMHENTKSSPSLIILNGMDRFLVGNNGPQAAARLSALLVDTAAYFTDKLRSASRGLDDASCCCHLIASMRLSPEETEGAQDRSLIERYFPVRCWMERDVSWHGTCAQEDAIERYYRPRFSDSPEANLDTGHASNDKTWRVSAGSDGALMVSAMQSQGRVLIKSGKDLYPLF; encoded by the exons ATGGCTCGGCTGCTAAGGAGAGTTCTCGGTCAAAAAGAAAGTGGGTCTCTGGAGGCCCGACCCTGCCTCTTGCTGGGGGAGGGTAGCTCCGGAAAGACCTCCCTACTTCTTGCGGCCGCGCTCAGCTCGTCGGCAGAAGAGGGTCGGGGCACACTGTTTATATCGAGGAGCCCGCTGCAGAGGCTTCCCGAAAGTGCGCGAGACCCACTGAGCCTGAAG AAAATTCATTTTGTCTATCCCCGGTCTTTCGAGGAGCTGCTGTCCCTCATTGCTGCGATGCACGAGAACACAAAGAGTTCCCCTTCCCTCATTATCTTGAATGGCATGGACAGATTTTTAGTTGGAAACAATGGACCACAGGCTGCAGCCCGCCTTTCGGCTCTCCTGGTGGACACAGCTGCATATTTCACTGACAAACTAAGGTCAGCCTCTAGAGGCCTAGATGATGCCAGTTGCTGTTGTCACCTCATTGCGTCTATGCGACTGTCCCCTGAGGAAACAGAAGGAGCTCAGGATCGGTCTCTCATTGAGCGTTACTTTCCAGTTAGGTGTTGGATGGAACGGGATGTGAGTTGGCATGGAACTTGTGCCCAGGAAGATGCAATTGAGCGATACTATAGGCCCCGATTTTCTGATAGCCCAGAGGCCAACTTGGACACAGGTCACGCTAGCAATGACAAAACATGGAGAGTATCTGCTGGATCAGATGGTGCACTCATGGTTTCTGCTATGCAGAGCCAGGGTCGGGTACTAATCAAATCAGGGAAAGACTTATATCCACTATTTTAG